A window from Neobacillus sp. PS3-40 encodes these proteins:
- a CDS encoding YwbE family protein produces MNGQNRKDITPGLAVNIVLKADQRTGKLTSGIVKDLLTKSSNHPHGIKVRLTDGQVGRVQEILNK; encoded by the coding sequence ATGAACGGTCAGAATCGTAAGGACATTACACCAGGTCTAGCAGTTAATATCGTCCTAAAAGCTGATCAAAGAACAGGCAAACTTACCAGTGGAATTGTAAAAGATCTTTTAACCAAGTCGAGTAATCATCCCCACGGTATTAAAGTAAGACTAACAGATGGCCAAGTTGGTAGAGTACAGGAAATTCTAAATAAATAG
- a CDS encoding AbrB family transcriptional regulator — protein sequence MKIQKWNKENKGFRFIASLITALIGAILFTYIQTPIPWLLGPMVAVLIGARFGKVNYYWPRYIRDTGLIIVGYSIGLSFTKTALLQILEKLPLMFLMTVILVSFCAGIAYVVSKISGVDYPTILTGSIPGGLNQMIIFAEEIKGIDITTVTFLQVARLLMIIFFVPFLVFGKFFGNGKIDTVGIVQHSFQPTEQLFFKAILFASVCLIFAFLGKKIKAPTPFLLGPILATAILGISGVHGFVLPTSLLDSSQFMIGGYISLLLKPEKLEHKTKIITLALISGVMMIICSLGLSLLLVHGYHISQATSILSLAPGGMDQMGILAHEVNANLSMVTGYQLFRLFFIYFVVPPILKLVFKKAIIQNKKSI from the coding sequence TTGAAAATACAAAAATGGAACAAGGAAAACAAAGGATTTCGCTTTATCGCTTCTCTTATTACAGCGTTAATAGGTGCCATTCTGTTTACTTATATCCAAACACCAATTCCATGGTTGTTAGGACCAATGGTAGCTGTTTTAATTGGGGCTCGGTTTGGAAAAGTCAATTATTACTGGCCAAGGTATATTCGAGATACGGGATTAATCATTGTTGGTTATTCGATTGGACTTTCTTTTACAAAAACGGCGCTTCTGCAAATTCTCGAAAAATTACCATTGATGTTTCTAATGACTGTCATTCTTGTTTCCTTTTGTGCAGGAATTGCCTATGTCGTTTCAAAGATTTCAGGAGTTGACTACCCTACTATTTTGACTGGGAGCATCCCTGGGGGTCTAAACCAAATGATTATTTTTGCTGAAGAAATTAAGGGGATTGACATAACCACGGTCACCTTTCTTCAAGTTGCCCGGTTATTGATGATTATTTTCTTTGTACCCTTTCTTGTGTTTGGTAAGTTTTTTGGAAATGGGAAAATAGATACTGTTGGAATTGTTCAACACTCCTTCCAACCAACTGAGCAATTGTTTTTTAAAGCAATTCTATTTGCATCGGTTTGTTTGATCTTTGCTTTTCTAGGAAAAAAAATTAAGGCACCCACTCCCTTTCTATTAGGACCTATTCTCGCTACCGCGATTTTAGGCATTTCGGGTGTTCATGGATTTGTTCTCCCTACTTCCTTATTAGATAGTTCACAATTCATGATTGGGGGGTATATCAGCTTATTGCTTAAACCAGAAAAATTAGAGCATAAGACAAAAATAATTACATTGGCCCTTATAAGTGGAGTAATGATGATTATTTGTTCCCTTGGATTAAGCCTACTACTTGTTCATGGATATCATATCTCCCAAGCAACAAGTATATTGAGTTTAGCACCTGGTGGAATGGATCAAATGGGCATTCTCGCTCATGAAGTTAATGCTAATTTATCAATGGTAACTGGCTATCAATTATTTCGTTTATTTTTCATTTATTTTGTGGTTCCTCCTATCCTAAAGTTAGTCTTTAAAAAAGCAATTATACAAAATAAAAAATCTATTTAA
- a CDS encoding pseudouridine synthase gives MRINQYISLNAHYSRKEIDRLIKLEKITINHQVCHHSDLVDPSDLVQINGNTIENTGQPIYIMVNKPVGITCTALKTVDSNLIDYINHPHYIFPVGRLDKASDGMIIMTNDGGISNKILRAEEHHEKEYIVTVDKSITKTFIEGMSAGVEILATKTNPCHVEQISEYVFRIILTQGLNKQIRRMCKVFGYRVERLQRVRIMNLVLDGLEYGHWRDLTAGEVQDLKGLLN, from the coding sequence ATGCGGATTAATCAATACATTAGCTTGAATGCTCATTATTCGAGAAAGGAAATTGATCGATTAATAAAGTTGGAGAAAATCACCATAAACCATCAGGTTTGCCATCACAGTGATCTTGTTGATCCCTCCGACCTCGTGCAGATTAATGGGAATACGATAGAGAATACGGGGCAACCAATTTATATAATGGTAAACAAACCAGTTGGGATTACCTGTACTGCGCTTAAAACAGTAGACAGCAATTTAATTGATTACATTAACCACCCCCACTACATTTTTCCGGTTGGCCGCTTAGATAAAGCATCAGATGGAATGATCATTATGACAAATGATGGGGGTATTTCGAATAAAATATTACGTGCAGAAGAGCATCATGAAAAAGAATACATTGTTACGGTGGACAAGTCTATTACGAAAACCTTCATAGAAGGAATGTCTGCTGGTGTTGAAATATTGGCTACAAAAACCAATCCATGCCATGTTGAACAAATCAGTGAATATGTCTTTCGAATTATTCTTACACAAGGATTGAATAAGCAAATTCGGAGAATGTGTAAGGTGTTTGGATATCGGGTTGAACGCCTCCAAAGAGTGCGAATAATGAACCTTGTGCTTGATGGGTTGGAATATGGACACTGGCGTGATCTAACGGCGGGAGAAGTGCAGGATCTAAAAGGATTGCTGAATTAA
- a CDS encoding M50 family metallopeptidase, with product MIIAIILIQIPLLGNYFRVINTVIHESGHALISLFGGKVERISLFMNSEGATYGSQSTRIGSIFTSLAGYIFSSFMAFISFWLLRKNKLTILIDILLGFIFLNLIFWVRNPYGLFWLVSFAFLFLLLLIKGSRTIVNHVLLLIASILLVDSIKSAFEILLLSFIQPNSAGDASNLAQITAFIPTQIWGAFFFIQSLWFPFIGIKRGIFRIVSRER from the coding sequence ATGATAATTGCCATAATATTAATTCAAATTCCGCTTCTCGGGAACTATTTTAGGGTCATTAATACCGTTATACACGAATCAGGTCACGCCTTGATTTCACTTTTTGGAGGAAAAGTTGAAAGGATATCACTTTTTATGAATTCAGAAGGGGCTACGTATGGAAGCCAATCCACTCGAATTGGTAGTATTTTTACGAGTCTGGCGGGTTATATCTTTTCGTCTTTTATGGCATTCATATCCTTTTGGCTTCTAAGGAAAAATAAACTTACAATTTTGATCGATATCCTTCTTGGGTTTATATTTTTAAATTTAATTTTTTGGGTTAGGAATCCCTATGGGCTTTTCTGGCTTGTCTCATTTGCTTTCCTATTTCTACTATTACTCATAAAGGGAAGTCGCACTATAGTAAACCATGTGTTGTTACTCATAGCATCGATTTTATTGGTTGATTCAATCAAAAGTGCTTTTGAAATTTTGTTGTTGAGTTTTATTCAACCGAATTCAGCAGGTGATGCAAGCAATCTAGCTCAAATTACCGCATTTATCCCTACACAAATTTGGGGGGCATTCTTCTTTATTCAATCACTATGGTTCCCGTTTATAGGGATAAAACGTGGGATATTCAGAATAGTAAGCAGGGAGAGGTAA
- a CDS encoding tyrosine-type recombinase/integrase, which produces MEITFQQLASWYEDELVIFETDMDNKDYSTFTIENYKRDILFFLEHLVRHKEEKVELEYTKKIHLTLFMNELKSKRGNSAATRNRRLTAIRSFYKCLMEYEMVSHNPAADLKSAKEKSGQLPTYLEKAELKDFFQQIDTVCQDQYVKRNKLIMGLMAFAGLRVIEIHYLNLSSILTEKKGIMVYGKGKKSRYIPLPSVLFTELTDYIKNDRQMPMKGYEDAVFISRRGKRISRRRVQELTERICKSLAEHHVEHWKNKKISSHKLRHSFATHLVRDGRDIRTVQELLGHSNLNTTQRYTHVSDTQKEQAMAMEISEYF; this is translated from the coding sequence ATGGAGATAACATTTCAACAGCTTGCCTCATGGTACGAAGACGAATTAGTAATTTTTGAAACAGATATGGATAATAAAGATTATTCAACCTTTACAATTGAGAACTATAAACGAGATATTCTGTTCTTTCTTGAACACCTGGTTCGTCATAAGGAAGAAAAAGTAGAGCTTGAATATACGAAAAAAATTCATCTAACACTATTCATGAATGAATTAAAATCAAAACGAGGCAATTCAGCAGCCACTAGAAATAGACGATTAACAGCTATCCGTTCCTTCTATAAATGTTTAATGGAGTATGAAATGGTAAGTCACAACCCTGCCGCAGATCTTAAATCGGCAAAAGAAAAGTCCGGTCAATTACCTACCTATCTTGAGAAGGCTGAGTTAAAAGATTTTTTTCAGCAAATTGATACGGTCTGTCAAGATCAGTATGTAAAACGGAACAAGCTGATCATGGGACTAATGGCGTTCGCAGGGCTTCGAGTCATTGAGATCCATTATTTGAATCTTTCATCCATTCTTACTGAAAAAAAAGGAATCATGGTTTATGGAAAAGGAAAAAAATCAAGATACATTCCCCTTCCATCTGTTTTATTCACGGAACTGACTGATTATATTAAGAATGACAGACAAATGCCGATGAAGGGATATGAGGATGCTGTTTTTATTTCAAGAAGAGGTAAACGGATTTCTCGAAGGCGTGTTCAAGAATTAACAGAACGGATCTGCAAAAGCCTAGCTGAACATCATGTTGAGCATTGGAAAAATAAAAAAATATCGAGCCATAAATTAAGACATTCCTTTGCCACCCATCTTGTCCGTGACGGCAGAGATATCCGAACGGTTCAAGAACTATTGGGACATAGTAACTTAAATACTACACAACGCTATACCCATGTTTCGGATACTCAAAAAGAGCAGGCAATGGCCATGGAAATATCAGAATACTTCTAG
- a CDS encoding polysaccharide deacetylase family protein codes for MKKWIVLHIIFLFLSFPIQVFGQQDVPILIYHSIDEFHGHGSKELYVTPENFEKQMNYLKEHGYTMLTFERWNDLKKVNKPVFITIDDGYQNNENVFTIFQKLKDSRFQPTATLFIISDFIDRPNRLSGLQLKTMAQSGFFSIQSHTATHPDLTKVTNYEYELKDSKQKIEQVTGKPVIAVSYPFGSFNDQVINETKKYYQFGLTTTPVIFSKKGIENENYLLPRIYIKNSTTIKNFEKIIEK; via the coding sequence ATGAAAAAATGGATAGTGCTACACATAATTTTCCTATTCTTATCATTTCCAATTCAAGTATTTGGACAACAGGATGTTCCTATTTTGATCTATCATTCAATTGATGAATTCCATGGTCATGGTTCCAAAGAATTGTACGTTACACCTGAAAATTTCGAAAAGCAAATGAATTATTTGAAAGAACACGGCTATACCATGCTGACGTTTGAACGATGGAATGATCTCAAAAAAGTGAACAAGCCCGTATTCATAACAATTGATGATGGGTACCAAAATAATGAAAATGTCTTTACCATTTTTCAAAAGCTAAAAGATAGCCGATTTCAACCTACAGCCACACTTTTTATAATTTCAGATTTTATCGATCGCCCTAATCGGTTATCTGGACTACAGTTAAAAACAATGGCTCAATCAGGTTTTTTTTCAATCCAATCCCATACAGCAACACATCCTGACTTAACAAAAGTGACAAATTACGAATATGAATTGAAAGATTCCAAACAAAAAATTGAACAAGTGACAGGTAAACCTGTGATTGCTGTTTCGTATCCATTTGGTAGCTTCAATGATCAAGTAATTAATGAAACGAAAAAATACTATCAATTTGGATTAACAACAACACCCGTGATTTTTTCAAAAAAGGGAATTGAAAATGAAAATTATCTGTTACCGAGAATCTATATTAAGAATTCTACGACTATAAAGAATTTTGAAAAAATTATAGAGAAATAA
- a CDS encoding betaine/proline/choline family ABC transporter ATP-binding protein (Members of the family are the ATP-binding subunit of ABC transporters for substrates such as betaine, L-proline or other amino acids, choline, carnitine, etc. The substrate specificity is best determined from the substrate-binding subunit, rather than this subunit, as it interacts with the permease subunit and not with substrate directly.): MIQFQNIVKKYRTKTIINHFSLDIEAGQLVVFIGPSGCGKTTLLKMINKLIQPTSGTIFVNGSDISMMNPIELRRNIGYVIQNVGLFPHMSIKENLELIPLLKGEDPDSIETKTEELLNMVGLSPKEYMHRYPKELSGGQQQRIGVARAFSTNSDIILMDEPFSALDPVTRSSLQDELYQMQKELNKTIIFVTHDMDEAIKIADKICILKDGEILQYDTPENILKNPANDFVEGFIGKRRVWNNPELLMAEDIMIHNPIKIATKRTVLQAIEIMKENKVDSLMVTDKNNILLGMVTLKSIQLINRNSSIEEIMEHNVLAISEDANLISVLTTMNEHKIGYVPVVNTAKQLTGLITRSSILSALSSQLIDLEVAF; this comes from the coding sequence TTGATACAATTTCAAAACATTGTTAAAAAGTATCGAACAAAGACGATCATTAATCATTTTTCACTAGATATTGAAGCTGGCCAATTGGTTGTTTTTATTGGACCAAGTGGATGTGGGAAAACTACTTTGCTCAAAATGATCAATAAACTAATACAACCTACATCAGGGACTATTTTTGTGAATGGATCAGACATTTCAATGATGAATCCAATTGAATTACGCCGAAATATCGGGTATGTCATTCAAAATGTCGGACTTTTTCCTCATATGTCAATAAAAGAAAATTTAGAACTAATACCGCTTCTCAAGGGTGAAGATCCAGATTCAATTGAAACGAAAACAGAAGAATTACTAAACATGGTCGGATTAAGCCCAAAAGAATATATGCATCGCTATCCGAAAGAATTAAGTGGTGGACAGCAACAAAGGATTGGAGTCGCAAGAGCGTTCTCAACAAACTCGGATATCATTTTGATGGATGAACCTTTCAGTGCATTGGATCCTGTCACAAGAAGCTCTCTTCAGGATGAACTATACCAAATGCAGAAAGAATTAAACAAAACCATTATCTTTGTGACACATGATATGGATGAAGCGATTAAAATTGCCGATAAAATTTGTATTTTAAAAGATGGCGAGATTCTCCAATATGACACACCAGAAAACATATTGAAAAATCCAGCAAATGACTTCGTGGAAGGTTTTATTGGTAAAAGAAGAGTCTGGAACAACCCAGAATTATTAATGGCTGAAGATATCATGATTCATAATCCAATAAAAATAGCTACAAAACGAACCGTTTTGCAAGCTATTGAGATTATGAAAGAAAATAAAGTTGATAGTCTGATGGTAACAGATAAAAATAATATCCTTTTAGGGATGGTTACATTAAAAAGTATACAATTGATAAACAGAAATTCCTCAATCGAAGAGATTATGGAACATAATGTTCTAGCTATTTCAGAGGATGCGAATTTAATATCTGTGTTAACAACAATGAACGAACATAAAATTGGCTATGTACCTGTAGTAAACACTGCAAAACAATTAACAGGGCTTATCACAAGAAGCAGTATCCTTTCTGCATTAAGCAGCCAATTAATTGATTTGGAGGTGGCCTTTTAA
- a CDS encoding ABC-F family ATP-binding cassette domain-containing protein produces MSLLTVDNLSHTFGDRTLFKDVSFRLLAEDHVGLVGANGVGKSTLMNIITGQLIHDGGRVEWTPGVQYGYLDQHTVLTPGKTMRDVLRDAFLPLFEKEKELNEVIAQMGDATPEELEVLLEKMGEIQDALDAGGFYTLDIKIEEAAHGLGLDAIGLDRDVAALSGGQRTKVLLAKLLLEQPKVLLLDEPTNYLDVEHIRWLISYLKDYPHAFILISHDTEFMSPVSNVIFQLEFAKLTRYTATYEKFLELAEINKNQHINAYEKQKDFIKKQEDFIAKNKARYSTTGRAKSRQKQLDRMERIDRPETAMKPTFGFKESRSSSRYVFESKDLEIGYSHPLLPKINMTIERGEKVAIIGCNGVGKSTLLKTMLGKISPLNGSVERGDFLFPSYFEQEVKADSITPIDDVWNAFPQMDQHQVRAALARCGLKNEHISRPLNQLSGGEQAKVRLCKLMMNESNWLLFDEPTNHLDIVAKEELQRALKAYKGTVVLVCHEPDFYEDWITKVWNVEEWSQQAVQN; encoded by the coding sequence ATGAGCCTACTTACAGTAGATAATTTAAGTCATACATTTGGAGATCGTACGTTATTTAAAGACGTTTCTTTTCGTTTGCTTGCTGAAGATCATGTTGGATTAGTCGGTGCAAACGGTGTTGGTAAGTCAACATTAATGAACATTATAACTGGTCAATTGATTCATGATGGTGGCCGTGTTGAATGGACGCCTGGTGTGCAATACGGTTATTTGGATCAGCATACTGTTCTTACTCCTGGAAAAACAATGCGCGATGTTTTGCGCGACGCCTTCCTTCCTCTTTTTGAAAAAGAAAAAGAATTAAATGAAGTAATTGCCCAAATGGGTGATGCAACACCAGAGGAACTTGAGGTTTTGTTGGAAAAAATGGGTGAAATCCAAGATGCCCTTGACGCAGGTGGATTTTATACGTTGGACATAAAAATTGAAGAAGCAGCACATGGATTAGGGCTTGATGCAATTGGCCTTGACCGTGATGTTGCTGCACTTAGTGGTGGGCAGCGCACAAAAGTTCTACTTGCTAAACTACTTTTAGAACAACCTAAGGTACTCCTTTTGGATGAGCCGACAAACTATTTAGATGTTGAACATATTCGTTGGTTAATTTCTTATTTAAAAGATTATCCACATGCCTTTATTCTTATATCCCACGATACTGAATTTATGAGCCCAGTTTCAAATGTGATTTTTCAATTGGAGTTTGCTAAATTAACACGTTATACAGCAACCTATGAAAAATTTTTGGAATTAGCAGAGATTAATAAAAATCAGCATATTAATGCCTATGAAAAACAAAAAGACTTTATTAAAAAACAAGAAGATTTTATCGCCAAAAACAAAGCGCGTTACTCAACGACTGGCCGTGCGAAAAGTCGTCAAAAGCAGCTAGACCGCATGGAGCGAATTGATCGCCCTGAAACAGCGATGAAGCCAACCTTTGGCTTTAAAGAATCGCGTAGTAGCAGTCGTTATGTATTCGAATCGAAGGATCTAGAAATTGGCTATTCACATCCACTTTTGCCTAAAATAAATATGACGATTGAACGGGGCGAAAAAGTCGCGATCATTGGTTGTAATGGTGTTGGTAAATCCACACTTCTTAAAACAATGTTGGGTAAAATTAGCCCATTAAATGGATCAGTTGAACGTGGTGATTTCCTCTTCCCTTCTTATTTTGAACAAGAAGTAAAAGCAGACAGTATCACACCAATTGATGACGTTTGGAACGCTTTTCCTCAGATGGATCAACATCAGGTTCGAGCAGCCCTTGCTCGCTGTGGTTTGAAAAATGAGCATATATCTCGACCATTAAATCAGCTTAGTGGTGGTGAACAAGCAAAGGTTCGTCTATGCAAGTTGATGATGAACGAGAGCAATTGGCTATTGTTTGATGAACCAACAAACCACTTGGATATTGTCGCAAAAGAAGAATTACAAAGGGCTTTAAAAGCTTACAAAGGAACCGTTGTACTTGTTTGTCACGAGCCAGACTTTTATGAAGATTGGATTACAAAGGTATGGAACGTAGAAGAATGGTCACAACAAGCAGTTCAAAATTAG
- a CDS encoding nitronate monooxygenase, giving the protein MTPKYPIMQGGMGVGISLSGLASAVANAGGIGIISGTGISVDDMRNHIRKARQLIKGTGYIGVNVLFAMNDFAEKMKAAIEEKVDFIISGAGISRDMYSWGKEAGIPVISIVSSAKLARISERLGAGAVVVEGFDAGGHLGTDRSVFDILPEVVEAVSIPVIAAGGIMNGSDIAKALKMGASGVQMGTRFVASDECDAPPAFKQKYIDAGKDDILLVKTTVGLQGRVIATRFSDQIRDNGKAKIDHCFDCLKNCSYRFCTLDSMFKAMDGDVENGLVFAGSRVHEIKDILPVQTIINNLVSEYRMTLDMEQKFA; this is encoded by the coding sequence ATGACACCGAAATACCCAATTATGCAAGGCGGAATGGGCGTTGGGATTTCTCTAAGCGGGCTTGCCTCTGCAGTTGCAAATGCTGGCGGAATTGGGATTATCTCTGGTACAGGAATTTCAGTTGATGATATGCGCAACCATATTAGAAAAGCACGCCAACTTATAAAGGGAACTGGTTACATTGGTGTAAATGTATTGTTTGCTATGAATGATTTTGCTGAAAAAATGAAAGCTGCCATTGAAGAAAAAGTTGATTTTATTATTTCTGGTGCTGGCATCTCGAGAGATATGTATTCATGGGGTAAAGAAGCTGGAATTCCGGTAATTTCCATCGTATCCTCTGCAAAGTTAGCTAGAATTTCCGAGCGACTTGGAGCAGGAGCAGTTGTGGTGGAAGGCTTTGATGCAGGTGGACATTTAGGGACGGATCGTTCTGTCTTTGATATTCTTCCGGAAGTGGTCGAAGCTGTTTCTATTCCAGTTATAGCTGCTGGTGGAATTATGAATGGAAGCGATATTGCAAAAGCATTGAAAATGGGAGCTTCTGGAGTCCAAATGGGAACCCGTTTTGTCGCGAGTGATGAATGTGATGCCCCTCCTGCTTTTAAACAAAAGTATATTGATGCTGGCAAAGACGATATTCTTCTTGTTAAAACGACCGTTGGTTTACAAGGAAGAGTTATTGCCACCCGCTTTAGCGATCAAATTCGTGATAACGGCAAAGCGAAAATTGACCACTGTTTTGATTGCCTCAAGAATTGTTCGTATCGTTTTTGTACACTTGACTCAATGTTTAAAGCAATGGATGGCGATGTCGAAAATGGCCTTGTTTTCGCTGGCTCAAGAGTACATGAAATTAAAGATATTTTGCCAGTCCAAACGATTATCAATAATCTAGTGTCAGAGTATAGAATGACTTTGGATATGGAACAAAAATTTGCTTAA
- a CDS encoding spore germination protein, whose product MISRDSIFINTVSGGIVNFGGAVYISPISITKSVSGSGSENTALDIKTNSEENATEKKKTEK is encoded by the coding sequence TTGATAAGCCGGGATAGCATTTTTATTAACACCGTTTCGGGGGGAATTGTTAACTTTGGCGGGGCGGTTTACATTTCTCCTATTTCAATTACAAAATCAGTGTCCGGTTCAGGAAGCGAAAATACTGCTCTAGATATAAAAACCAATTCGGAAGAAAATGCCACTGAAAAAAAGAAGACAGAAAAATGA
- a CDS encoding LLM class flavin-dependent oxidoreductase: MGINHSNQKRLTDIRFSVLDLSPIVEGGTPSDSFKNTLDLAQHAEKWGYHRYWLAEHHSMPGISSSATSVVIGYVASGTSTIRVGSGGIMLPNHAPLIIAEQFGTLESLFPGRIDLGLGRAPGTDQQTAYALRRDRRNDGQDFPEQLAELRAYFHPNESTGKNRVRAIPGEGLTIPIWLLGSSGYSAQLAGQLGLPFSFASHFAPENTVQALSLYRRNFQPSEVLKEPYAMVGVNVIAADTVEEANFLSTSMQQQFLNLIRNNPVPLQPPLENIDDFSSDYEKLLVDQRLGSSIIGDTPQIAEKLQAFLDKTGADEMIVNAQIFDHHARLRSYEILARAINQI, translated from the coding sequence ATGGGTATAAATCATTCTAACCAGAAACGGTTAACAGATATTCGCTTTTCAGTCCTTGACCTCTCCCCAATTGTTGAAGGAGGAACGCCATCAGATTCTTTTAAAAATACCCTTGATCTAGCCCAACATGCAGAAAAATGGGGATATCATCGCTATTGGCTTGCTGAACATCATAGTATGCCAGGAATTTCTAGCTCGGCAACTTCAGTCGTGATTGGTTACGTTGCTTCTGGAACTTCAACTATTCGTGTTGGTTCAGGCGGGATCATGCTTCCTAATCATGCCCCCCTTATTATTGCTGAACAATTTGGAACACTTGAATCATTGTTTCCAGGGCGGATCGATCTTGGACTTGGACGTGCACCAGGTACCGATCAACAGACTGCTTATGCATTACGACGTGATCGAAGAAATGATGGCCAAGATTTCCCTGAGCAACTAGCAGAGCTTCGTGCCTACTTCCACCCAAATGAAAGTACTGGAAAGAATCGCGTTCGTGCCATACCAGGAGAAGGGCTTACTATACCTATTTGGTTGTTAGGATCTAGTGGTTATAGCGCTCAGTTAGCTGGACAATTGGGGTTACCATTCTCATTTGCAAGCCATTTCGCGCCAGAAAATACAGTGCAAGCTTTATCGTTATACCGTCGCAATTTTCAACCTTCTGAAGTCCTAAAAGAACCATATGCAATGGTTGGGGTGAATGTTATAGCTGCAGACACAGTTGAAGAAGCAAATTTTCTATCAACCTCAATGCAACAACAGTTTTTGAATCTCATTCGAAATAACCCTGTTCCATTGCAACCACCACTTGAAAATATCGATGATTTTTCAAGTGATTACGAGAAACTGTTGGTGGATCAACGTTTAGGATCATCGATTATTGGCGATACTCCGCAAATTGCAGAGAAATTGCAGGCATTCTTAGATAAAACAGGAGCTGACGAAATGATTGTGAATGCACAAATCTTTGATCACCATGCTCGGCTAAGGTCATATGAGATTCTAGCTAGAGCTATTAATCAGATTTAA